The proteins below are encoded in one region of Mya arenaria isolate MELC-2E11 chromosome 15, ASM2691426v1:
- the LOC128219496 gene encoding monocarboxylate transporter 12-like: MFNRQARFALDALLGLHFDDISAKYQREYSRKLQERLQHAYKKARGTAMYTATKQMNLYDLKAHASKLQPGNLVLVRNVTQRGKRKITDRWEEQQYVKLSKPNEDIPVFDVRRDVPHAKKIRRLYSNLLLPLRFSREIKTERCVRRNISGTTEWPRLNVCYEDKMNNETTPRDSDSKLHTDDAISGIAKMQKVPDGGWGWVVCAACFFVHMLIDGLFYSFGVIYVELLEYYGSSKGSTALIGSLCPGVLFLIGPVVSMLVRKFGCRAVAVSGALVASASHIASIFAPNMQFLYFSLGVMTGFGYGLIYLPSIVCVVSYFDNRRALATGIGVSGTGIGTFIFSPITSLLLQEYAWQGAILIHAGLLLNCVACGLVFLPLEKKEPVYAIKSRVAFYAEEDVTIKVQNGRDDLENSHLEKGQRHYAGFTVPQNDTSLEIICGHTSNESDHTSATSPEIQAPLAPYVINDNVHTSELTSTDHPRYDNGKSTFTCARLSLGCIASLKEHFDFEIFKIVPFHLFMVSSFFYSLGYYVPYIYLPDTAIDVGIDELDAAWLLSVVGITNAIARVLFGFLSDRKWVNRSLLYSTALIICGCSTVAAPFMKSFWSLVLYSTLFGVFSGKSVTVSLTSVLLTDIVGIKKLSDAFGMYSFISGISMFAGPPIAGLLYDISGSYMVPYVGAGVTIAASGVILLLIPLLDKIYKS; encoded by the exons ATGTTTAATCGCCAAGCAAGATTTGCATTGGATGCTCTTCTTGGACTGCACTTTGACGATATTAGTGCTAAGTATCAGAGAGAATACTCAAGGAAGCTCCAGGAAAGACTGCAACATGCATACAAGAAGGCGAGGGGAACTGCGATGTATACTGCtacaaaacaaatgaatctGTACGATCTGAAAGCACATGCATCGAAGCTTCAACCTGGTAATCTAGTGCTGGTCAGAAACGTCACCCAGAGAGGCAAGAGAAAGATTACCGACCGTTGGGAGGAGCAACAGTATGTGAAACTCTCCAAGCCAAATGAAGACATACCAGTGTTTGATGTCAGGCGAGATGTACCACACGCAAAGAAGATTCGTCGTCTTTATAGCAACTTGTTGCTTCCGTTGCGCTTTTCACGggaaataaaaactgaaagaTGTGTCCGAAGAAACATCTCTGGAACCACCGAA TGGCCAAGATTGAACGTCTGTTATGAAGATAAGATGAACAACGAAACAACACCGAGAGATAGTGACTCAAAATTGCACACAGACGACGCCATTTCTGGTATTGCGAAGATGCAAAAAGTACCTGACGGTGGATGGGGATGGGTAGTATGCGCGGCCTGCTTTTTCGTGCATATGCTGATAGACGGTCTATTTTACTCTTTTGGCGTCATATATGTTGAACTGCTTGAGTATTATGGTTCATCCAAAGGCAGTACAGCGTTGATTGGATCATTGTGTCCAGGTGTATTGTTTCTGATTG GGCCGGTTGTGTCTATGTTGGTGAGGAAGTTCGGCTGTAGAGCCGTTGCCGTTTCTGGTGCTCTGGTGGCGTCTGCCAGTCACATTGCCAGCATCTTTGCTCCAAATATGCAGTTTCTCTACTTCTCGCTTGGCGTCATGACAG GTTTTGGATATGGGTTGATTTATCTTCCATCGATTGTGTGTGTTGTAAGTTACTTTGACAATCGTCGAGCTCTTGCCACCGGAATAGGGGTCAGCGGAACTGGAATAGGAACGTTCATTTTTAGCCCCATTACTAGTCTACTTCTTCAGGAATACGCCTGGCAAGGGGCAATTTTAATACATGCTGGACTGCTCCTAAATTGTGTCGCTTGTGGTCTTGTGTTCTTGCCTCTTGAGAAAAAAGAACCTGTTTATGCGATCAAGAGCAGGGTTGCTTTTTATGCTGAAGAGGACGTCACAATAAAGGTGCAAAATGGTCGAGACGACTTAGAAAATAGCCATTTAGAAAAAGGGCAACGACACTATGCAGGGTTTACCGTACCGCAAAATGATACCTCTTTAGAGATCATCTGTGGTCATACGTCGAATGAATCTGATCACACAAGTGCTACATCACCAGAAATCCAAGCCCCTTTAGCGCCCTATGTCATCAACGACAATGTTCATACCAGTGAACTAACCAGTACAGACCACCCAAGATACGACAATGGAAAATCTACATTTACATGTGCTCGCTTATCATTAGGATGTATTGCAAGTTTAAAGGAACATtttgactttgaaatatttaaaattgtgccTTTCCATTTATTTATGGTATCATCGTTCTTTTATAGTCTCGGATATTATGTTCCGTATATATATCTTCCGGACACTGCAATAGACGTTG GTATCGACGAGCTGGATGCTGCGTGGCTTCTCTCAGTTGTTGGCATTACCAACGCTATTGCCCGTGTTCTGTTTGGCTTCCTTTCTGACCGGAAGTGGGTCAATCGGTCCTTATTATATAGCACGGCTTTAATTATTTGCGGCTGTTCGACAGTGGCAGCACCTTTTATGAAGTCATTCTGGTCTCTGGTCTTGTACTCGACCTTATTTGGAGTGTTTAGTGGAAAGA GCGTAACAGTTTCGCTTACCTCTGTATTGCTGACAGACATTGTTGGTATAAAGAAGCTGTCAGACGCTTTTGGAATGTATAGCTTTATCTCAGGAATATCTATGTTCGCCGGTCCACCGATAGCAG GTTTGCTATACGACATCTCAGGAAGTTACATGGTTCCCTACGTTGGAGCAGGCGTTACTATAGCAGCGAGTGGCGTCATTCTTCTTTTAATTCCATTGTTGGATAAGATATATAAATCATAG